Proteins encoded by one window of Rouxiella chamberiensis:
- a CDS encoding MetQ/NlpA family lipoprotein: MRRFRRTEVDANAFQHQPFLNNQIKVNHYDIVRVGDTAVWPIGLYSKKVKSAKAFKDGATIGVPNDPSNEARALVLLEQEGLLKLKPGAGIAATTADITDNPRHLKIKELDSGIIGRSVPDLDAAVVNTDWALKSGLTQADRIAQEPTKNNPYTNFIAVKKENVNATWVKTLVSAYQNDAVKAEFDKVYKGTGVTTW; the protein is encoded by the coding sequence ATGAGGCGCTTCAGGAGAACCGAGGTCGACGCCAACGCCTTCCAGCATCAGCCTTTCCTCAACAACCAGATTAAGGTGAATCACTACGATATCGTGCGCGTAGGCGATACCGCCGTCTGGCCCATCGGGCTGTATTCCAAAAAAGTGAAATCGGCCAAAGCGTTCAAGGACGGAGCCACTATCGGCGTGCCGAACGATCCGTCCAATGAGGCGCGTGCGTTGGTACTGCTTGAGCAGGAAGGGTTGCTGAAACTCAAACCGGGTGCGGGCATTGCGGCGACGACCGCAGACATTACCGACAATCCGCGTCATCTCAAAATCAAGGAGCTGGATTCCGGCATCATCGGCCGGTCGGTACCTGACCTGGATGCCGCGGTCGTCAACACAGACTGGGCGCTCAAGAGCGGTCTGACTCAGGCGGATCGCATCGCGCAGGAGCCGACGAAGAATAATCCCTACACCAACTTTATTGCCGTGAAGAAAGAAAATGTCAACGCGACGTGGGTCAAGACATTGGTCAGCGCCTATCAGAATGACGCCGTAAAAGCCGAATTCGATAAAGTATATAAAGGCACGGGTGTCACCACCTGGTAA